The Odocoileus virginianus isolate 20LAN1187 ecotype Illinois chromosome 24, Ovbor_1.2, whole genome shotgun sequence nucleotide sequence GGGCTTCCTGGTTTTCCACAGCTTTGGTGGGGGAACCGGTTCTGGGTTCACCTCCCTGCTGATGGAACGTCTCTCTGTCGATTATGGCAAGAAGTCCAAGCTGGAGTTCTCCATTTACCCAGCCCCCCAGGTTTCCACAGCTGTCGTTGAGCCCTACAACTCCATCCTCACCACCCACACCACCCTGGAGCACTCTGATTGTGCCTTCATGGTAGACAATGAGGCCATCTACGACATCTGTCGTAGAAACCTCGACATTGAGCGCCCAACATATACTAACCTGAATAGGTTGATAGGTCAAATTGTGTCCTCCATCACTGCTTCCCTGAGGTTTGATGGAGCCCTGAATGTGGATCTGACAGAGTTCCAGACCAACCTGGTGCCCTATCCCCGCATCCACTTCCCTCTGGCCACATACGCCCCTGTCATCTCTGCTGAGAAAGCCTACCATGAACAGCTCTCTGTAGCAGAGATCACCAATGCTTGCTTTGAGCCAGCCAACCAGATGGTGAAATGTGACCCTCGCCATGGTAAATACATGGCCTGCTGCCTGTTGTACCGTGGTGACGTGGTTCCCAAAGATGTCAATGCTGCCATTGCCACCATCAAGACCAAGCGTACCATCCAGTTTGTGGACTGGTGCCCCACTGGCTTCAAGGTTGGCATTAACTACCAGCCTCCCACTGTGGTACCTGGTGGAGACCTGGCCAAAGTACAGCGAGCTGTGTGCATGCTGAGCAACACCACAGCCATCGCTGAGGCCTGGGCTCGCCTGGACCACAAGTTTGACCTGATGTATGCCAAGCGTGCCTTTGTTCACTGGTACGTGGGTGAGGGCATGGAGGAAGGAGAGTTTTCTGAGGCCCGTGAGGACATGGCTGCCCTTGAGAAGGATTATGAGGAGGTTGGTGTGGATTCtgtggaaggagagggagaggaagaaggagaggaatACTAAAGTTAAAAAGTCACAAAGGTGCTGCTTTTACAGGGAAGCTTATTCTGTTTCAAACATTGAAAAGTTGTGGTCTGATCAGTTAATTTGTATGTAGCAGTGTATACACTCATATACAATTACTGACCTATGCTTTAAAACATGATGCTTTGTTACAGACCCAAGCTATCCATTTCTCTGATGGGTTTGAATAAAAGTATTCCCTGTCTTAAATGAGCTCAGTCTTGTGTTTTCTATTCAGGTGTCTGGAAATTTTCATCTAATCAGTACattgagaagaaagaataactaTTGACTGGTTTATACATATTCTACACAGCAActtgatttttagttttaaattgtCCTAgtatattataaaacaaaatataaaatacatatctaAAAATTATCATTAgatgtaaatcaactgtacttcaactttaaaaattggttttttaaaaaagtaaacaatacCATTAGATAACATCCATGCTACTGTTAAGTTTTTACACCATTATAATAGTTAAATtcctggttctttgagaaaatatatCTAATGCACAACTAAAATCTGGTTGCTGAGTCTCATGCAACTAAACCGATAAAATGGTGAATATTCCAAATGCATCATTAAGGCTTATAAGCATATTTTTATGGGCCTCACCTTGGCAAGTGTCTAGTGCCATCATGCTTCCTCTGCCCTAGGTTCTAAAAAGATGTCTGCTCTCTCCAAGCAGTTTCTTACCATACCAGACctagttctttactttcttctctcCAAACTTATTTTCAGCTGAATATCACATTGGAAAAGCCTGATACACTTATTCACTCTAATGTATTAATTACATATATGAACTTTAACTCTCAAagggttttcttattttaatatgagTCAATAACTTCAAAGGACAGAACTCTAATAGTGTAATTGTAGGCAACAACCAACATGGTGAAAGAAAGTTTTGGACTAAGGACTTCCGCAATAGAGGTCAGCTGCCAGTCCAACTGACGAAAAGGCTAAGAATCCAGGAACAGCAAGTTGTCTTGTGCCATCTTGTTACCTTGTTCTGGGATAATACCCAACGATGATGAAATGATCTTCTGGTATTAACTAcctatttaatctatttttttctttggcacTGCAAACTAAAGGGTGTAATAGTATTGTGGTACTATAATCAGTTTAGTGTaagttaatagaaataaaaataagaaataagatcaACTAATTTGAAAGTCAATTCAGTATTCCTTAGcaggttattttttttcatttatttttattagttggaggctaattactaaacaatatattgtagtggtttttgccatacattgacatgactcagtcatggatttacatgtgttccccatcctgaaccccctcccacctctttttaatatttatctgttTGGCTGTGTGGGTTTTAGTTGTGACACTCGAGATCTCCGATCTTCGTTGTGGATGCAGGATTTTTAATTGCATGGGGGAATCTTCAGTGAATTCatagttgaagcatgtgggatctagttccctgatcagggatcgaaccctgggtcccctgtattgcaagtgcagattcttagctactggaccaagAGGGGAGTTCTGTTCAGCAATTTTAACTAAAGCTAATGGAAACAGATCTGATGCACAAAAGTAAAAGCATTTGCTCATCCAGATAAAAAACTAGTGTGGAAAGGAAATCAGATGTCagcatttaatttacatttccagcaTATAGCAAAATATGATACATGGTAGATGTACAATGGTCATTGGCTGGAAGAGtaaagtgaaagataaaataggaacaaatataaaactcatagagttaaaaaaaactcATAGAGTTAAAAG carries:
- the LOC110133163 gene encoding tubulin alpha-1A chain, whose translation is MRECISIHVGQAGVQIGNACWELYCLEHGIQPDGQMPSDKTIGGGDDSFNTFFSETGAGKHVPRAVFVDLEPTVIDEVRTGTYRQLFHPEQLITGKEDAANNYARGHYTIGKEIIDLVLDRIRKLADQCTGLQGFLVFHSFGGGTGSGFTSLLMERLSVDYGKKSKLEFSIYPAPQVSTAVVEPYNSILTTHTTLEHSDCAFMVDNEAIYDICRRNLDIERPTYTNLNRLIGQIVSSITASLRFDGALNVDLTEFQTNLVPYPRIHFPLATYAPVISAEKAYHEQLSVAEITNACFEPANQMVKCDPRHGKYMACCLLYRGDVVPKDVNAAIATIKTKRTIQFVDWCPTGFKVGINYQPPTVVPGGDLAKVQRAVCMLSNTTAIAEAWARLDHKFDLMYAKRAFVHWYVGEGMEEGEFSEAREDMAALEKDYEEVGVDSVEGEGEEEGEEY